The Pseudomonadota bacterium DNA segment CGTACATCATCCCGCTCGACCAGATCGTGAGCCCCGACACCGGGCGCATCAAGACGCGGCTCGTCGACCTCGACAACCCGTACTTCCAGATGTGCGTCGACTACCAGATCCGGCTGCTGCGGTCGGACTTCGAGGACATCAAGCGGCTCTCGCGCCTCGCGCGCGTCGCCAACTGCACGCCCGAGGAGTTCAAGGGCCAGTTCGGCTACCTCGCGTCGGACGACTAGATCAGGCGCTCGCGGCCTTCTTGGACGGCTTCGCCGCCTTCTTCGTCTCGGCGGAGGCCGGCGCGGCCGTGGGCTCGCTCGCGGTGGGCTTCGAGTTCTCTGTCGAGGACGACTCCGACGAGGAGGAAGGCGCGGAGGATGTCGACTCGCCCTCCGAGCCGCCGTGCGCCTTGTGGCCCGCGTAGTCGGTCGTGTACCAGCCCGTGCCCTTGAGCAGGAAGCTCGTCTGCGAGATGTGCCGCTCGGCCTGGAGCCTGCCGCACGCCTCGCACTTGCGGATCGGCTTGTCCGAGATCTTCTGGATGACCTCGAA contains these protein-coding regions:
- a CDS encoding zinc ribbon domain-containing protein; the encoded protein is MPIYEYTCKACGHEFEVIQKISDKPIRKCEACGRLQAERHISQTSFLLKGTGWYTTDYAGHKAHGGSEGESTSSAPSSSSESSSTENSKPTASEPTAAPASAETKKAAKPSKKAASA